In one Candidatus Rickettsiella isopodorum genomic region, the following are encoded:
- a CDS encoding OmpA family protein produces the protein MKNRIFLLFIFLLLSACTSTPKKSLSPAAQQANLLNAISKEGVRRLEVGDELRLTLPNSRFFIKNTSKLKVSAYPTLNRLVTLLNQRKNLGIDVLTFNPTGDLQYETSDLARQQAITIQNYLLEQGLNVRIIVARAWDRGDQSDERGVRFDGDQPKILSTEIRTRHLRPEDSE, from the coding sequence ATGAAAAATCGAATTTTTTTATTATTTATTTTTTTGTTGCTTTCAGCTTGTACGAGCACGCCTAAAAAATCACTAAGCCCAGCTGCGCAACAGGCTAATTTATTAAATGCTATTAGCAAAGAAGGTGTGCGTAGACTTGAAGTAGGAGATGAGTTGCGATTAACTCTCCCTAATTCCCGTTTTTTCATTAAGAATACTTCTAAATTAAAAGTTAGTGCTTATCCTACATTAAACCGACTAGTCACCTTGCTCAACCAACGAAAAAATTTAGGAATTGATGTGCTGACATTTAATCCGACAGGAGATTTACAGTATGAAACCTCAGATTTAGCGAGACAACAAGCTATAACTATCCAAAATTATCTATTAGAACAGGGTTTGAATGTACGAATTATTGTCGCTCGAGCTTGGGATAGAGGAGACCAAAGCGATGAGCGAGGAGTGAGATTTGATGGCGATCAACCGAAAATTTTGTCAACTGAGATTAGAACGCGCCATTTGCGTCCTGAAGATAGCGAGTGA